The following coding sequences lie in one Peribacillus frigoritolerans genomic window:
- a CDS encoding complex I subunit 4 family protein has protein sequence MNVYLLSLLVFSPLLGIVMVALMPKKEERTIKQFGFFGTLPPLFLSFFLCSQYYSGVALSLFDIKLNWIRFGNLEMYDPKLFTVDFELGLDGLSLIFILLTTIISSLAAIASIYIKKEWKGYYLLFLILEIGMLGVFTAENLILFFIFFEMTLIPAFFLIGRWGFLEREKASYNFLIYNGIGSAVLLVAILILFARTGTTNIAALTQMMTMGGVSLFAPISGSMKYGLCLAFLVAFAIKLPVFPFHSWMVRVHAEAPPSIVMIHAGVLLKIGAYGIIRFGMGIFPEQYKSLAFTIVLFGVLSFLYGAFLALVQTDFKLVLAYSSISHMGIVMMGLGALNEAGIQGAIFQVISHGLIAALLFFLVGVLYERTGTTMLPKLGGLAKSMPIFSGFMLACGMASLGLPGMSGFISEFMVFIGLFKSQPLLAAIGVVGLVLTAVYVLRAVMMMTFGKNASLIEKEKRDLGSWEFVPALVLLGLIISIGVYPNLLGGPLQGTIEAMMLALGGR, from the coding sequence ATGAATGTCTATTTGCTCTCGCTTTTAGTGTTTTCACCGCTGCTGGGCATAGTGATGGTTGCCCTCATGCCGAAAAAAGAGGAAAGGACGATTAAACAATTTGGCTTTTTCGGAACACTGCCTCCTCTTTTCCTATCGTTCTTTCTATGCAGCCAATATTATTCGGGTGTGGCCCTATCCTTATTTGACATTAAGTTGAATTGGATCAGGTTTGGTAATTTGGAGATGTATGATCCCAAGCTCTTCACGGTTGACTTTGAGTTGGGGCTGGATGGATTAAGTCTCATCTTCATATTACTGACAACAATCATTTCATCACTGGCCGCAATCGCATCCATTTATATAAAAAAGGAATGGAAAGGGTATTATTTGTTATTTTTGATCCTGGAGATTGGGATGCTCGGTGTCTTTACCGCAGAAAATTTGATCCTTTTTTTCATCTTTTTTGAAATGACCTTGATTCCTGCTTTCTTTTTAATTGGCAGATGGGGCTTTCTGGAGAGGGAGAAAGCTTCTTATAATTTTCTGATTTATAATGGCATTGGTTCGGCTGTTTTATTGGTGGCTATTTTGATTTTGTTTGCCAGGACTGGTACGACCAACATTGCAGCATTGACACAGATGATGACAATGGGCGGTGTTTCACTTTTTGCACCAATATCCGGTTCGATGAAATATGGTTTATGTCTCGCCTTTCTCGTGGCATTTGCGATAAAGCTGCCCGTCTTTCCCTTTCACAGCTGGATGGTGCGGGTCCATGCAGAAGCACCTCCATCCATAGTCATGATACATGCGGGTGTCCTATTGAAAATAGGTGCGTACGGAATCATCCGGTTTGGAATGGGGATATTTCCTGAACAATATAAAAGCTTGGCCTTTACCATTGTCCTATTTGGGGTCCTCAGTTTTTTATATGGTGCATTTCTAGCCTTGGTACAAACGGATTTCAAGCTCGTTTTAGCCTACTCATCGATCTCACATATGGGTATAGTCATGATGGGGCTGGGAGCCTTGAATGAAGCGGGCATTCAGGGAGCTATTTTTCAAGTCATCTCACACGGGCTAATTGCTGCTTTGTTGTTCTTCTTGGTGGGTGTTTTGTATGAGCGGACGGGAACCACCATGCTTCCTAAGCTAGGGGGATTGGCCAAGTCGATGCCGATTTTTTCAGGGTTTATGTTAGCCTGCGGGATGGCTTCACTCGGTTTGCCTGGCATGTCTGGCTTCATCAGTGAATTCATGGTATTTATTGGCTTATTCAAGAGTCAGCCGTTGCTTGCGGCAATAGGCGTGGTCGGGCTTGTATTAACCGCTGTCTATGTACTGAGGGCGGTCATGATGATGACTTTCGGGAAAAATGCTAGCTTGATAGAAAAAGAGAAACGGGACCTTGGAAGCTGGGAATTTGTCCCTGCATTGGTTCTTCTCGGTTTGATAATATCTATTGGGGTATACCCAAATTTGTTAGGCGGGCCTCTTCAAGGAACGATTGAAGCCATGATGCTAGCTCTAGGGGGGCGATGA
- the nuoL gene encoding NADH-quinone oxidoreductase subunit L, with amino-acid sequence MMEYAWLIPVFPLVTFLVLLLSGGRLRERGAFIGIICTLASFVLSLLVLMERFKEPTYNISIDWLSFGGTQLSAGFEINQLNALMLVVVSLVSLLVQIYSKGYMKGEVRFSIFYAYLGFFTFAMLGLVMAPNLLQLYIFWELVGVGSFLLIGFYFYKLEAKAAAKKAFIMTRIGDVGLLIGIILLFWETGSFEYGEIFQTVQSGMISSEKLTLIAILIFIGAVGKSGQFPLHTWLPDAMEGPTPVSALIHAATMVAAGVYLVAAMFPLFMASSAAMQVVAITGGITAIFAASIAIVQKDVKRVLAYSTISQLGFMMLALGTSGYVAGVFHLMTHAFFKALLFLAAGSVIHAIHTQDMEKMGGLWSKLKWTGPLFLTGTLAISGFPLLSGFFSKDEILMAAWENGSYILFGLAVVTSFLTAFYMFRLFFMMFAGDSRSQVKQVKESPSIMLIPMLALALLAVIGGYIQTPWFGTFLGEWLVEGNEAVLGASHSEGPVWIMLLAVLVSLAGIYLAYMIYAKKKLPRDWLVKENSEVYRVLEKKYYIDEIYHYTAGYAVKGFSIFLSYIERFIVGGLVSTVTSSIEGLGKIGSKLQTGQVQQYGMIAFLGLAVLLVIFAVTGGYLR; translated from the coding sequence ATGATGGAGTACGCATGGCTCATACCGGTCTTTCCACTCGTCACGTTTCTGGTTCTGCTTCTATCAGGCGGGCGGTTGCGGGAACGAGGGGCTTTTATAGGAATAATATGTACATTGGCTTCGTTTGTTTTATCGTTGCTCGTCCTGATGGAACGATTTAAAGAACCTACTTATAATATATCGATAGATTGGCTTTCCTTCGGGGGGACGCAACTTTCAGCTGGATTCGAAATCAATCAGCTTAATGCCTTGATGCTTGTGGTCGTTTCCCTTGTCAGCCTCCTTGTCCAGATATATTCGAAGGGGTATATGAAGGGTGAAGTGCGATTCTCCATTTTTTATGCTTATCTGGGCTTCTTCACCTTTGCCATGCTTGGACTTGTCATGGCACCCAATTTATTACAACTTTATATCTTCTGGGAATTGGTCGGGGTGGGTTCTTTCCTGCTCATTGGTTTTTACTTTTATAAACTGGAAGCTAAGGCTGCGGCGAAGAAGGCATTCATCATGACCAGGATTGGCGATGTTGGGCTCTTAATCGGCATCATTCTGCTATTCTGGGAAACAGGCAGCTTTGAATATGGAGAGATCTTTCAAACCGTTCAGTCGGGCATGATATCAAGTGAAAAACTGACACTAATCGCTATTTTGATTTTTATCGGTGCGGTTGGGAAGTCTGGACAATTTCCACTTCACACATGGCTTCCGGATGCAATGGAAGGCCCGACTCCGGTTTCCGCATTGATACACGCAGCAACCATGGTTGCTGCAGGGGTTTACCTGGTGGCGGCCATGTTTCCGTTATTCATGGCTAGTTCTGCTGCGATGCAGGTCGTAGCGATAACAGGTGGAATTACAGCCATATTTGCCGCAAGCATTGCCATCGTGCAAAAGGATGTTAAGCGTGTATTGGCTTATTCGACAATCTCTCAGCTTGGTTTTATGATGCTTGCTTTGGGTACTTCGGGATATGTGGCCGGGGTGTTTCATTTAATGACCCATGCCTTTTTTAAAGCATTGCTGTTTTTGGCAGCAGGCAGTGTTATTCACGCTATACATACACAGGATATGGAAAAGATGGGCGGCCTATGGAGTAAGTTGAAATGGACCGGTCCGCTGTTCTTGACTGGCACGTTGGCGATATCGGGGTTTCCGTTGCTCTCAGGTTTTTTCAGTAAAGATGAAATTCTAATGGCAGCCTGGGAGAATGGTAGTTATATATTGTTTGGTCTAGCGGTGGTTACCTCCTTTTTAACTGCGTTTTATATGTTCCGGCTGTTTTTCATGATGTTTGCAGGCGATTCGCGCAGTCAAGTAAAACAGGTCAAGGAATCACCTTCCATCATGCTAATTCCCATGCTCGCATTGGCTTTGCTTGCTGTAATCGGCGGGTATATCCAAACACCGTGGTTTGGAACTTTCCTTGGGGAGTGGCTTGTGGAGGGAAATGAAGCTGTTCTAGGCGCCAGCCATAGTGAGGGACCCGTTTGGATAATGTTGCTGGCCGTGCTCGTATCGCTGGCCGGGATATACCTTGCTTATATGATATACGCTAAAAAGAAGTTACCTCGGGACTGGCTTGTCAAAGAAAACTCCGAGGTATATCGGGTTTTGGAAAAAAAGTATTATATTGATGAGATTTACCATTACACTGCAGGCTATGCAGTCAAAGGCTTTAGTATATTCCTATCTTATATAGAAAGGTTCATTGTCGGCGGACTGGTTTCCACTGTGACAAGTTCGATAGAAGGATTGGGAAAAATAGGGTCTAAACTGCAAACAGGACAGGTACAGCAATATGGCATGATAGCCTTTCTGGGACTTGCGGTACTGTTGGTGATTTTTGCAGTAACTGGGGGGTATCTAAGATGA
- the nuoK gene encoding NADH-quinone oxidoreductase subunit NuoK, with product MTGVPLSAYLVLALVLFCIGLYGALTKRNAVIVLISIELMLNAANINLVAFSKFGVTPSITGQVFSLFTITIAAAEAAVGLAILMSLYRNRKTVNVDEMEIMKN from the coding sequence ATGACGGGAGTTCCCTTGTCGGCTTACCTTGTATTGGCACTCGTTTTATTTTGTATAGGGCTGTATGGTGCTTTGACGAAAAGAAATGCGGTCATTGTTTTGATTTCAATCGAGCTGATGCTGAACGCTGCAAATATCAATTTAGTTGCCTTCAGTAAATTCGGGGTAACGCCATCCATTACGGGTCAAGTTTTTTCCTTATTCACGATTACGATCGCTGCGGCCGAGGCGGCTGTGGGGCTGGCTATACTGATGTCCCTTTATCGCAATCGGAAGACGGTCAATGTCGATGAAATGGAAATTATGAAGAATTGA
- a CDS encoding NADH-quinone oxidoreductase subunit J, whose protein sequence is MSLSGELIAFIGLALVSIVGGVLLITLTKVVHMVIALVFTFLGIAGIYMLLSAEFVAIVQILIYSGAITIVMLFGIMLTKHHENDAPAKGGWGNFSLLAAIAGFAVAVYLGIYNLDIPVQPTALHEENTKQIGIELFSKYVIPFEVMSVLLLVALVGAIVLAKKDDEEGDRS, encoded by the coding sequence ATGAGTTTGTCGGGTGAATTAATTGCCTTCATTGGTTTGGCACTCGTCTCGATAGTAGGCGGGGTGCTGCTGATTACCTTAACAAAAGTGGTGCACATGGTAATTGCACTTGTTTTTACTTTCTTGGGCATTGCAGGCATTTATATGTTGCTTTCGGCCGAGTTTGTCGCCATTGTTCAAATCCTTATTTATTCAGGGGCTATTACGATCGTGATGCTATTCGGGATTATGCTGACAAAACACCATGAAAATGATGCACCTGCTAAAGGGGGCTGGGGGAATTTCTCTTTGCTGGCGGCGATTGCTGGATTTGCCGTGGCGGTGTATCTGGGGATTTATAATCTGGATATACCTGTACAGCCAACGGCCTTGCATGAGGAAAATACAAAGCAAATAGGAATCGAACTTTTTTCAAAATATGTTATTCCATTTGAAGTGATGTCGGTACTCCTGCTTGTTGCTTTAGTCGGTGCCATCGTATTGGCTAAAAAAGATGATGAGGAGGGAGATCGATCATGA
- the nuoI gene encoding NADH-quinone oxidoreductase subunit NuoI: MLGLAKGLTYTLKNLTRKKVTYDYPNEPLPLPDRFRGIQKFYPEKCIVCNQCVTICPTDCIQLTGKKHPDPSKKGKIIDTYDINFEICILCDLCTEVCPTEAIVMTNQFELAEYSRDHLFKNLEWLDENDENIRKVNKV; the protein is encoded by the coding sequence ATGCTTGGTTTAGCAAAAGGTTTAACCTATACATTAAAGAACTTGACGAGGAAAAAAGTGACCTATGACTACCCGAATGAGCCGCTTCCGCTCCCTGACCGATTTCGCGGAATCCAGAAATTCTATCCTGAAAAGTGTATCGTATGCAATCAGTGCGTGACGATTTGCCCAACGGATTGTATTCAATTAACGGGTAAGAAGCATCCGGACCCGTCGAAAAAAGGGAAAATCATCGATACGTATGACATCAATTTCGAGATTTGCATTTTATGTGATTTATGTACGGAGGTCTGCCCTACAGAAGCAATCGTGATGACGAATCAATTCGAGCTGGCAGAGTATAGCCGTGATCATCTATTTAAAAATCTGGAGTGGCTGGATGAAAATGATGAAAATATCCGGAAGGTGAATAAAGTATGA
- the nuoH gene encoding NADH-quinone oxidoreductase subunit NuoH, which translates to MIKDLLHSAPSLLNFGIFFGLAVLLLFVVLGFVTYGILSERKIMGFMQMRVGPNQIGGKWGLLQTVADVLKLLIKEDTIPKKADKPLYILAPMIAFAPAFMVLATLPFTDAFQFADIGVGLLYYMAISGISTIGIVTAGWASNNKYSLIGGMRAAAQMISYEIPLVMSLVGIVLITGSLNLNDIVAAQERVWFIFLQPIAFIVFFIASVAELNRVPFDLPEAESELVAGYHVEYSGFRWAFFMLSEYVYMFAMATLTTVLFLGGWNSIPFLDFIPAAIWFGLKFSAVFYVLVWIRVTFPRIRADQLMEFGWKVLLPVALANIFLTALIKELINLF; encoded by the coding sequence ATGATCAAGGATCTTCTCCACTCCGCTCCAAGCCTGCTGAATTTTGGCATTTTTTTTGGTTTGGCAGTCCTGCTCCTGTTCGTCGTATTAGGGTTTGTAACCTATGGAATCCTTTCAGAGCGAAAAATCATGGGATTCATGCAGATGCGTGTCGGCCCAAACCAAATTGGGGGGAAATGGGGTCTCTTGCAGACCGTTGCCGATGTTTTGAAACTTCTGATCAAGGAAGATACGATACCGAAAAAAGCTGATAAGCCGTTATATATTTTAGCTCCGATGATTGCTTTTGCCCCTGCTTTCATGGTCCTTGCCACCTTGCCGTTCACTGATGCCTTTCAATTTGCTGATATAGGTGTCGGATTGCTTTATTATATGGCGATTTCCGGCATATCGACCATCGGCATCGTCACAGCGGGTTGGGCATCCAATAATAAATATTCTTTGATTGGCGGAATGAGGGCAGCCGCGCAAATGATATCTTATGAGATCCCTTTGGTAATGTCGCTAGTGGGAATCGTCCTCATAACAGGCAGTTTAAACTTGAATGATATAGTTGCAGCCCAGGAAAGGGTTTGGTTCATTTTTCTTCAGCCGATTGCGTTCATCGTGTTTTTTATTGCATCGGTTGCCGAGTTGAATAGGGTTCCTTTTGACCTTCCGGAAGCGGAATCCGAACTTGTTGCAGGCTATCATGTTGAATATTCTGGATTTCGCTGGGCCTTCTTTATGTTATCCGAATATGTGTATATGTTTGCAATGGCAACGCTAACCACTGTATTATTTTTAGGGGGATGGAATTCTATTCCGTTTTTGGATTTTATTCCGGCAGCCATCTGGTTCGGTCTGAAGTTCAGTGCCGTATTCTATGTATTGGTCTGGATTCGTGTAACCTTTCCTCGTATAAGGGCCGATCAATTGATGGAATTCGGATGGAAGGTGCTGCTTCCGGTTGCATTGGCTAATATATTTTTGACGGCACTTATAAAAGAATTGATTAACCTTTTTTAG
- a CDS encoding NADH-quinone oxidoreductase subunit D, giving the protein MLRTEEMLLNVGPQHPSTHGVFRLVIKIDGEIIKEATPVIGYLHRGTEKLAENLQYTQIIPYTDRLDYLAAMTNNYVLCHAVETMMGVEIPERAEYLRVIAMELGRVASHLVWWGTYLLDIGATSPFLYAFREREMIVNLLTELSGARLTFNYMRVGGVKWDAPEDWIAKVAEFVPYMREQLAGYHELVTGNEIFVNRVKGVGIYTREEALQYSLSGANLRCTGVKWDLRKNEPYSIYDRFTFDVPTREEGDAFSRYHCRMEEIEESLKIIEQAVEQFPEGPVLAKVPKIIKVPKGEAFVRIESPRGEIGCYIASEGKKEPYRLKFRRPSFYNLQILPKLLEGENMANLITILGAIDIVLGEVDG; this is encoded by the coding sequence ATGTTAAGGACGGAAGAAATGCTTCTCAATGTCGGGCCGCAGCATCCGAGTACACATGGTGTTTTTCGGCTTGTCATCAAGATTGACGGTGAAATTATAAAAGAGGCTACACCTGTTATTGGGTATCTGCATCGCGGTACGGAAAAATTAGCGGAAAATCTGCAATATACTCAAATAATCCCATATACCGATCGGCTCGATTATCTAGCGGCCATGACAAATAATTATGTGCTTTGCCATGCTGTTGAGACAATGATGGGGGTGGAGATTCCCGAAAGGGCAGAATATTTGCGGGTTATCGCAATGGAATTGGGCAGAGTTGCAAGCCACCTTGTCTGGTGGGGTACATACTTGCTGGATATAGGTGCGACGAGCCCTTTCCTATACGCCTTTCGAGAACGTGAAATGATCGTTAATTTATTGACTGAATTGTCAGGGGCACGCCTTACATTCAATTATATGCGTGTCGGAGGTGTGAAATGGGATGCTCCTGAAGACTGGATTGCGAAGGTTGCCGAGTTTGTCCCTTATATGAGGGAGCAGCTTGCCGGTTACCATGAGCTTGTGACAGGGAATGAAATCTTTGTTAATCGGGTTAAAGGGGTGGGCATCTATACGAGGGAAGAAGCCTTGCAGTATTCGCTTAGCGGTGCCAACTTAAGGTGTACAGGTGTGAAATGGGATTTACGAAAAAATGAACCTTATTCCATTTACGACAGGTTCACATTTGATGTTCCTACAAGGGAAGAGGGTGATGCCTTTTCACGCTATCACTGTAGAATGGAAGAAATCGAAGAATCACTGAAAATAATCGAGCAGGCGGTTGAGCAATTTCCAGAAGGGCCGGTCCTTGCTAAGGTCCCTAAAATAATAAAGGTTCCTAAGGGTGAGGCATTTGTCCGAATTGAATCACCAAGAGGGGAAATAGGCTGTTATATCGCGAGTGAAGGGAAAAAGGAGCCATACCGTTTGAAATTTCGCAGACCTTCGTTTTATAATCTGCAAATTCTTCCGAAATTATTGGAAGGGGAAAATATGGCGAACTTGATAACGATATTAGGTGCAATCGATATCGTTTTAGGGGAGGTGGATGGATAA
- a CDS encoding NADH-quinone oxidoreductase subunit C: MSEKEDLAKQKAAAAAKAKAVALARKQAKAESTDAEDETDIAKQKAAAAAKAKAVALARKRAKEEAAEKPEGETDIAKQKAAAAAKAKAAALSRKRAKEEAAEKPEDETDIAKQKAAAAAKAKAAVLARKQAKAESTDAEDEMDMAKQKAVAAAKAKAAALARKQAKTESAGKPEDETDIAKQKAAAAVKAKAAALARKQAKEDATGKPEGEMDAAKQKAAAAAKAKAAAAAKAKAAAAKNRTAVKESEEVIVPSELSPNQSKLDQIVSAIESHLGQGALLEHYLNRLSKDVPTIVANPDTYFSIAKFLRYDEQLDFSYLSELHGTDFESHMEVYVHLHSFKMNQSVALKVKLDRESPVIPSLVSLWSGANWPECEAYDLLGINFYEHPDLKRILLGDDWKGYPLRKDYQPYDVEV, encoded by the coding sequence ATGAGTGAAAAGGAAGACTTAGCGAAGCAAAAGGCAGCGGCAGCTGCCAAGGCGAAGGCAGTAGCATTGGCCCGAAAACAGGCGAAAGCTGAAAGTACGGATGCGGAAGATGAAACGGATATAGCGAAGCAAAAGGCGGCGGCAGCTGCCAAGGCGAAGGCAGTAGCATTGGCCCGAAAACGGGCGAAAGAAGAAGCTGCGGAGAAGCCGGAAGGTGAAACGGATATAGCGAAGCAAAAGGCGGCGGCGGCGGCCAAGGCGAAAGCAGCAGCATTGTCCCGAAAACGGGCGAAAGAAGAAGCTGCGGAGAAGCCGGAAGATGAAACGGATATAGCGAAGCAAAAGGCGGCGGCAGCTGCCAAGGCGAAAGCGGCAGTATTGGCCCGAAAACAGGCGAAAGCTGAAAGTACGGATGCGGAAGATGAAATGGATATGGCGAAGCAAAAGGCGGTGGCAGCGGCCAAGGCAAAAGCGGCAGCATTGGCCCGAAAACAGGCGAAAACTGAAAGTGCCGGGAAGCCGGAAGATGAAACGGATATAGCAAAGCAAAAGGCGGCTGCGGCGGTCAAGGCGAAAGCAGCGGCATTGGCCCGAAAACAGGCGAAAGAGGATGCGACCGGAAAACCGGAAGGCGAAATGGATGCAGCGAAGCAAAAGGCGGCGGCAGCGGCCAAGGCGAAGGCAGCAGCCGCTGCCAAAGCGAAAGCTGCTGCTGCGAAGAACAGGACCGCTGTAAAGGAAAGCGAGGAAGTTATCGTTCCTAGCGAGCTTTCTCCAAATCAGTCGAAACTCGATCAAATTGTTTCTGCTATTGAAAGCCATTTAGGACAAGGGGCATTATTAGAGCACTATCTTAATAGATTATCAAAAGATGTACCCACTATAGTGGCTAATCCGGATACATATTTCTCAATAGCAAAATTTCTGCGATACGATGAACAGCTTGACTTTTCGTATTTATCGGAACTTCATGGTACGGATTTTGAATCCCATATGGAAGTCTATGTACATTTGCATTCGTTCAAAATGAATCAATCAGTTGCCTTGAAGGTGAAGCTTGATAGGGAATCTCCCGTTATTCCATCATTGGTCTCATTATGGTCAGGAGCAAATTGGCCAGAATGTGAGGCATATGATTTATTAGGTATTAATTTTTATGAACACCCTGATCTAAAACGGATTTTACTTGGTGATGATTGGAAAGGGTACCCCCTTAGAAAAGATTATCAGCCTTATGATGTGGAGGTGTAA
- a CDS encoding NuoB/complex I 20 kDa subunit family protein, with protein sequence MEEMRHSIFLSTLEQIKGWARSNSLWPMTFGLACCAIEMMGVGSSHYDLDRFGSFFRTSPRQSDVMIVSGTVTKKMAPIISRLYEQMPEPKWVIAMGSCATAGGPYVHSYSVVKGVDQIVPVDVYIPGCPPNPAALIYGINKLKEKIRYEAKTGKRVI encoded by the coding sequence ATGGAAGAAATGCGACACAGTATTTTTTTATCCACACTTGAACAAATAAAAGGCTGGGCTAGAAGTAACTCACTCTGGCCAATGACTTTCGGTTTGGCCTGCTGTGCAATTGAAATGATGGGTGTCGGATCATCACATTATGATTTGGATAGATTTGGTTCATTTTTTCGGACATCACCCAGACAATCGGATGTGATGATTGTTTCAGGAACTGTAACGAAAAAAATGGCTCCAATAATAAGCAGATTATATGAACAAATGCCAGAACCTAAATGGGTAATTGCCATGGGGTCCTGTGCGACTGCTGGCGGGCCTTATGTTCACTCATACTCAGTGGTCAAAGGGGTAGATCAAATTGTACCTGTCGATGTATATATTCCGGGTTGTCCCCCAAACCCAGCTGCACTTATTTATGGAATCAATAAATTAAAAGAAAAAATCCGTTACGAGGCGAAAACCGGAAAGCGGGTGATATAG
- a CDS encoding NADH-quinone oxidoreductase subunit A — MGQLHIYQNNYLIVFVFLCLGILLPVIALFLGRLLRPYKPTDMKYTTYESGIDPFQDSRVQFNVRYYLFGLMFVIFDVETVFLYPWAVAYDELGLFALIEMLFFVLILMLGLIYAWKKKVLKWN, encoded by the coding sequence ATGGGACAGCTGCATATTTATCAAAATAATTATTTAATTGTATTTGTTTTCCTTTGTCTCGGCATTTTATTGCCTGTGATCGCTTTATTTCTTGGTAGACTGCTCAGGCCTTATAAACCGACAGATATGAAATATACGACTTATGAAAGTGGAATCGATCCTTTTCAGGATTCAAGGGTTCAATTCAATGTCAGGTATTATCTATTCGGATTGATGTTCGTCATATTTGACGTAGAAACGGTTTTTCTTTACCCATGGGCGGTCGCTTATGATGAACTCGGACTGTTTGCATTGATTGAAATGCTGTTTTTTGTCCTGATCCTTATGCTAGGGCTAATCTACGCTTGGAAAAAGAAGGTGTTAAAGTGGAATTGA
- a CDS encoding F0F1 ATP synthase subunit epsilon — MKTIKVNVVTPDGPVYDAEVEMVSTKAKSGELGIMAGHVPTVAPLTIGAVRLKNGSNTDYVAVNGGFLEVRPDVVTILAQSAERAETIDLARAQAAKARAEQRLQNNDGSNDAKRANLALKRAINRIQIAEMR, encoded by the coding sequence ATGAAGACCATTAAAGTCAATGTTGTTACTCCCGATGGCCCAGTATATGATGCAGAAGTTGAAATGGTAAGCACTAAAGCTAAAAGCGGTGAGCTGGGAATCATGGCTGGACACGTTCCAACCGTAGCCCCGCTTACCATTGGTGCTGTCCGTCTTAAAAATGGAAGCAACACAGACTATGTAGCTGTAAATGGTGGCTTCTTAGAAGTTCGCCCTGATGTGGTAACCATTTTGGCTCAATCTGCTGAAAGAGCTGAAACTATCGATCTTGCACGTGCTCAAGCAGCAAAAGCCCGTGCTGAACAAAGATTGCAGAACAATGATGGATCAAATGATGCCAAAAGAGCTAATTTAGCGCTTAAACGTGCCATCAACCGAATCCAAATTGCAGAAATGCGATAA